The sequence AAACCTCCGGCTGTAAAGCAAATTTCTCTGATAAAGGAATATTTACAAAAACCCCTGCATTAAAGCCTATTTTTTGATTTTTACCATTTAATTCTTGTTCACTAAATTGAGTTGCTGTAGCAGCACCTTTTATACCAAATCTTACGGGTTCTTTAACGTGAAGTGGTTGTGGCTGAGCTGATATAGTTTCTACCTCTTGTGCAAATGCAAATGATCCGGCAACAACTGCCAATCCTAAAAATAACTTTTTCATAATCTTTCTTTTAATATTAAATAGAGTGTTGCTTAGTAATTATATTTTTAATTACTGAACAATTAATTATCATTTAAAAATTCATTTTAAACACCAATGAAACGAGAATGTCATGATGTGAGAATGGCGATTCTGCCAAAAAAAAGAGGTTAGGAGTTATGTAAAACCTAACCTCACGTATATTGAATTAAAATTTGTCTAAAAACTTACAGTCCTTAGAATTTGTAAGCCAAACCTACTTGGAAAGTATTGTTTCTTACTGCATCAGAACCATTTGGTCTGTCTTTAGCAACATCAGTTACACCAGCAACATATCTCGCTGTGATACCAATATTATCTGTGAAGTAATAACCAGCACCAAGACCGATACCAAAATTGAATGTATTTAAATTATCCTTATCAATTTTGTCACTATAACTTGCTGATGATGTAGAAGTGTTAGAACCTGTTGTAACGGTAGTAGTTCTATCACCTTTATTTTTAGCTCCAACTAAAAATCCGAATTCAGGACCTGCTTCAACATAGAAGTTTGGCACAAAATTATATTGGAACATTACAGGAACTGCAATGTAATCAAGATTTGTTGAATAAGATTCAACATTTCTAGTTGTTGTACCAAGTACTGTAAATTCGTTTGTGCTTTCTATTTTAGCTCCATACTGACTATACAAAACCTCTGGCTGAATACTAAAAGATTCTGCTACCGGAATTGTTGCGAAAATACCAGCGTTAAAACCGATTTTTGATTTTTGGTCTTCAAGACCTGCATCTTTAGATAATGAAGAAACGTTCATACCACCTTTAACACCGAATCTTACATCTGATGAAGATGTTGATTTAGTTGTTGTTGTCTGAGCGAATGCTAATGAACCTGCTGTAATTGCTAGTCCTAAAATTAACTTTTTCATAACTTTAAATTTTTAATATTTACTATTTCCTAATTTTAAATTTTACTGTCAAATTTTTCATTTTGACGAGTGGTATCTTTCAAATTGTTTGCCAAAATCAAAATTATGGGTCTTTACAAGATATGATAGATATCATTAAATTGAAAATATATTTTTAAATAGCTCAAAACCAAGTATTTAAATTGTGTATTAAAATAATATGCTATAAATAATATTTGTTAAATTTAGCTTAAAAATTACTCAGTTTTCTATAAAAATCCAATGATTTTTGAATGTTTTGTGTCTTGCATTCGTGGTCAAAAACACAAGAACCAATTCCTGAAAGTAAGGAAAAGTTGATTTTCGTGTCTGCATTCTTCTTATCATTTAATAATAATCTGAAAATATCGTCATCTTTAAATTCATCTAAATCTATAAATGAATAATATTTCTGAATGTTTTCGATAATCAATTCTGAATCTTCTTTTGAAATCAAACCTTCCAAATAAGAAAGATATGTTTCGCAAATCATCCCCAGTGCTACAGCCTCACCGTGGAGAATAGGATTCTCTTTTTCTAAACATAAGCTTTCTATCGCATGACCAATTGTGTGGCCAAAATTCAGGGTTTTTCTTATATTTTTCTCGTGAAAATCTTTCTCTACAACTTCCTGCTTAATATCCATTGAAGTCTGAATGTGTGGAAGAATACCTTCAACGTCTAGTTTCTGAATTTGAGTTAAATTTTCCCAATGAGCTTTGTCTGCAATCAAACCATGTTTCAGCATTTCGGCAAAGCCGCTTCGCAGTTCTTTATAAGGAAGCGTTTCTAAAAACTGAGGATACACAAAAATCTGCTCCGGAAAACTGAATGTTCCTACCATATTTTTATAATGTATCAGATCAATTCCAGTTTTTCCGCCAATAGATGCATCACACATGGATAGAAGAGTAGTAGGAATATTGATAAACTGAATCCCTCTTTTATAGGTAGAAGCAATAAAACCACCCATGTCGGTGATTACGCCACCGCCAAGATTCATGATCAGAGCTTTTCGGTCGGCCTGCATTTCTGTTAAAATTTCCCACAATTGAGTGACCGTCTGAATGTTTTTCATTTCCTCACCAGGCTCAACTTCCAGAATTTCAAAATTGATTTCTGTTTCCAAATTTCCCAAAAGTACAGGAAGACAGTATTCATGCGTATTTTCGTCTACAAGAATAAATATTTTGCTGAATGTGTTTTGAGTAATAAAATCGTTGAGCTGAGAAAAATTTTGGTCTAAAAAAGTAATCATTTTTTGATTTTTGAATAAATTAATAAGCAAACAATTGTACAAAGTTATGATTCTTAATTTCTAACTCGTAACTAAATCACTATCTTTGCAAAAATATTTAGAATGAGCAGAGACAATAATAATTCAGGAAGACCAAAAAAACCGAGATCTTCAACAAGAAATTCGGACAGTCCTCGCTCTCCTAAATCTGGAAATTCTTCAGATTCAAAATCTTTCAAAAAGCCGTTCTCTAAAACTGGCGGAAGAAGTTTTGAGCCAAAAGATAGAGATGACAATGGCTCATCAAAATCTGAGAAAAAGCCTTTCGGCAGAAGCGAAAGAGATACAGACAGCTCTACACCTTTTTCAAAACCTGATTCTAGGAGATCTGATACTAGCTATGAGAGTCGAATGGAAAAGAAATACTCAAAAACTGAAAAAGAACCATTTGTATCCAACAAAGGTGAAGAAAAGAAATCTTTCGGATCTAAAAGGGGAGGTGTAAGAAGTACTAATACCAGAGATAAATACGAAAGAGGAAGCTTAAAATATGGAAGAAGACCTGGCAGCGAAACTGACAGAGATGACGACAGAGCAAAATCTTTTGTACAAAAAAGAAGATTCAAAAAGGTTGAAAAGGATGTTCATAAAGACACGATTCGTCTTAATAAATACATCGCAAACTCAGGAATTTGCAGCAGGAGAGAAGCAGACGACTTAATCGTTCAAGGATTGGTAGAGGTCAACGGAAAGGTGGTTACCGAAATGGGATATCAGGTTGAGAAAACGGATAAAGTAGTTTTCGACGGACAAGGTATCACTCCGGAAAAACCGGTTTATGTACTTTTGAATAAGCCAAAAGGATATATTTCTACAACCAAAGATGACAAAGCAAGAAAAACCGTAATGGATTTGGTTGCCAATGCATCACCATATCGTCTTTTCCCGGTGGGAAGACTAGACCGTTCTACAACGGGAGTTATTCTTTTGACCAATGATGGTCACATGACGAAGAAGCTGACGCACCCATCTTTTGATTCTAAAAAAATCTATCATGTAACTTTGGATAAGAAATTGACCAATGAAGACATGAAACTAATTGTAGAAGGTATTCGTTTGGAAGAAGGTATTGCTGTTGTAGATCAAATTTCGTTCATCGAAGGGAAACCAAGAAATGAAATTGGAATGGAAATCAGCATCGGTTGGAACCGTCTTATCAGAAGAATTTTCCAAAGATTAGGATACGAGGTGGAAGCATTAGACAGAGTAATGTTTGCCGGAATGACGAAGAAAAACATCAAAAGAGGACACTGGAGAATCCTTACAGATTTAGAAGTGAATAACTTGAAAATGCTTTAATAAAGCTTTTAAGTTTAAAATATAAAAGACGCAGAAAATTAATTCTGCGTCTTTTTTTGTGATAAATTATCAGTTTAGTTTGTGTTTAGAATGAACTCATAATTAATAATTCAAAACTTATAACAGATTACCCCAAAACCGTCACCCCTTTCTGAATCATTTCAAAAATGGCATCTTTACCGTTATCTGGTTTTACATTGACAGCTCGTGTTCCGTTAAAATGAAGACAGGTTACGTAGCCGTTTGCCACAGCATCTGTAGCCGTGAATTTTACACAGTAATCTAACGCCAGCCCAACAATTTCAACCAATTGAATATCATGATATTTTAAAAAGTCATCCAAACCGGTTTTCATAAAGTGATTATTATCCTGAAAACCACTGTAAGCATCAATTTCAGTATTTTTTCCTTTTTGAATTACATGAGTAACTTTTTCTCTGTTCAGATCTTTATGAAATTCTGCCCCGAACGTTCCTTCCACACAGTGATCTGGCCACATAAACTGCGGAACACCATTTAAAATAATACTTTCGCCAACTTTTCTATTGTTGTTGCTTGCAAAACTTTTATGATTTGCAGGATGCCAATCCTGAGTCAGAACAATTTGGTCATATTCATTTTCTTCCATCAGAAGATTGATATACGGAATTACTTCGTTCGCTCCCGGAACGGCCAAAGCTCCGCCTTCACAAAAATCATTCTGAACATCGACTATTATTAATGCTTTTTTCATACTTATTATTATGGTTGATTTTTTTAATAATTTATTAAAATCTAATATTCAAAAATTTATCCAAATTTTAAATATCGGACAAAACGGCATTTAGAATATCGTTCTCAACCAATTTTATAAATGTGAAGAAGCTTATTGATGCTAAAAAATGAATGCTCAGTTTGTCATTCCGGAGGAATCTACTACGATATTTTATTTGCGATATGTAGATTCCTCCGGAATCACAAACCTTATGGAAATTAAAAGGTTAAAAGTTTAAAATCTTTATTTTGTTAAAATTATTACAATCGGTATTTCATTTTCGAGGTATAAACCAAATATCAATAGCTTATCTTTGTAATAAATCAATATTTTATGTCATTTGAGTCGTTAGGATTATCAAGCAATATTATTCATTCTGTTAAAAAGTTAGGTTACTTAAAACCATTTCCAATTCAGGAACAGGCAATTCCTGTAATTTTACAAGGAAAAGATTTGATGGGAATTGCGCAAACAGGTTCCGGAAAAACAGCTTGTTTTGTAATGCCTATTTTAGAGAAACTGCAAAATGCAGAAGTGAAAAAAGACCGTAACGTTCAGGTTTTGATATTGGTTCCTACACGAGAATTAGCGATTCAGATTGATGAAGTTTTCAGAGCTTTTACAGAAAACTTGAAACGTGAGATTCGTACAATGGCAGTTTATGGAGGTGTTTCTATCAATCCTCAGATGAAAGGAATGTTTGGAGTAGAGGTTCTTATTGCAACACCTGGTCGTCTTTTAGATTTGATCGATCATAATGCATTGAGCATTTCGGGAATTCAACATTTGGTGATTGATGAAGCCGACAAAATGTTTCAGTTAGGTTTCGGGGAAGAGATGGATAAGCTTTTCGGCATGATGCCTGTCATGAAACAGACGACGTTATTTTCTGCAACATTAGATGACAAGGTTTCTGAAATGAAGAAACGTATTTCAATGAATCCCACATTGATTGAAATTAAAAAAGAAGAAGTTGAAATCGACAATATTGAGCAATTGGCATATCACGTTGCTCCGGAAGACAAAGGTCCATTTTTAAGATATTTAATTAAAGAAAAGAAAGTTGAAAAAGCACTGATTTTTGTTTCGTCTACAAAATCTGCTGACAATTTGGTTGAAAAACTGAAGAAAAATAAAATTAAAGCTGTTGCTATTCACAGTCAGAAATCGCAAGGAGCCCGTAGAAATAACTTGGAAGAATTTAAAGTAAATGGTGCTCAGATTTTAGTAGCAACCGACTTGATTGGTCGCGGTATTCATATCGAGTCTTTGCCTTGTGTGATTAATTACGAATTGCCACGTTCGCCTTTAGATTATATTCATCGGATTGGTAGAACAGGTCGTGCAGGTGAAAAAGGAACTGCCATCAATATTCTGACGGATGATGAATTGCAACATTTCAGAGTGATTCAGAAGAAAATGGGGAAGAAAATCACTTTACAACGAACAGAAGGTATTGATTTACACGGTTATTAATGTATTTAATTAAACTTATAATAAACTTCAATTTTTAAAAGAATTGGAGTTTTTTTGTCTAAAATTTTCAGGCAAAATATTTATAATTAAAGTTTATTTCATATTCAAATTCTCGAATTTTTGATATTTTTACAAAAAACTTACAATCAGAAATTGCTTAAAAAAAATGGAAAAGCAAGACTCAAATAAAAATCAACTATGAATAATTTAGAGCATAAAAAATTTCCCATCGGAAAATTCCAAGAAAATAATACCAGTTGCGACATTGAGCTGGAAAGCCATATCAAAGTCATCAAAAATTTTCCTGAAAAACTAAAAAAACTGATTGAAGATTTTTCAGATGAGCAATTAGACACGCCATACAGAGAAGGCGGCTGGACGGTAAGGCAACTTGTGAATCACCTTGCAGACAGTCATGCGAACAGTTTTATTCGTTTTAAATTAGCTTTAACAGAAGAAAATCCAACAATAAAACCTTACGATGAAGCAAAGTGGGCAGAACTTCAGGACAGCATAAGTATGCCGGTAAAACCAGCGATGAGAATGCTGAAAGGTATTCATCAAAGATGGTATGTCTTATTAAAAACGATGACTAACAAGCAGTTTGAAAAAACTTTCCGCCATCCTGAAAAGGAAGATGACTATAATCTCAGATATTTTTTGGCGCTTTACGCATGGCATTGCAATCATCATTTTGCACACATTGAAAACTTAAAGAACGAAAAAGTTTGGTGAAAAAAAGTCTTCATAACAGCAATGATTTGAATGAAATTATCTCAAGAATCTCTCTTCTTTCTGAAAATTCTCATAGAAAATGGGGTAGGATGAACGTTGCCCAAATGTTGACTCATTGCGAATTGATTTTAAAAGTTCCATTGAAGAAAGTTCATCTTTCTAAGCCAAATTTTATATTCAGAGCAATAGGAATTTTAACTAAAAAAGAAATTCAGATTTTCAATAACGGAATTCCGCATAATATGCCGAGTTTTCAAAAACTAATCGTTAATTTTGAGTGTGATTTTAAGGTAGCAAAAAATAATCTTTTGAATACGCTGAACGAATACGTAAAAGCTTATGAAAATCATAATTTACCTAATGATCACGCACTATTTGGAACGATGAAAGAAAAAGATTGGGGTTTTATGGAATATAAACACCTCAATCACCATTTAAAACAATTTAATGTATGAGTTTTTTAGATAAAATATTTGGCGGAAAGGCAGAAGAAAATAAGTCAAAATCTTTTTGGAATTTAATAGAGTCTGAAAAAGATTTGGAAGAAGCTATTAAAAAATCGTATTCTGGAAAAATTGCGATTTTCAAACATTCTACGAGCTGTTTTATCAGTAAAACGGTTTTGAAAAATTTTGAAAAAGAAATTGAAGAGGCTCAGGAGCATGGTGCTACACTTTATTTTTTAGACCTTTTGGCACATAGAAATATTTCGAATAAGATCGCTGAAGATTTCGGGATAAGACACGAAAGTCCGCAATTGATTGTCATCGAAAATGGTGACGAAATCAATAATGCATCACATCAAGATATCACTTTAAGCCAGATCACCTCATGAGTAATATGACCAATTATTTAGCAAAAGTTTTTGAAGTTCCCGCAGAACGGTTAAGCCTTTGCAGTGTACAATACGAAACAAAAAAAGTTTCTAAAGGCGAATTTTTGTTACAATACGGTGAAGTTTGCCGCAATACATTTTTTGTGGAAAAAGGACTGTTAAGAATGTTTTCTATTGATAAAAACGGTAAGGAGCATATTATTCAGTTTGCTCCTGAAAACTGGCTAATTGGTGACCGAAGCAGTCTTTATTTCAGTGAGAAATCAAACTATTATATTGAAGCGGTAGAAGATTCTGAAGTGTCAGTTTTGCAGCGTGATTTTTTTAATAAGTTGTTGGAAGAATTTCCTAACAGCATTGAAAAAAATGATTTAGTTCTTCAGAAACATGTAAAGAGTTTACAAGACAGAATCAATTCTTTATTGGGTGAAACAGCAGAAGAAAGATATTTGAAATTCATCAAAATGTATCCTGATCTGCTTCTCAGGGTTCCACAATGGATGGTTGCATCATATTTAGGAATTACACCCGAAAGCTTAAGCCGTGTGAGAAAAGAATTGGCAAGAAAAAATTTTATAACGGATTAATCATTAATCCGGATTCAAAATACTTACCAATCGATTCAGATATTCCTGCTCCATCATTACTTTATCGAAAGATTTCTTCGCAAAAACAGGACAGACTTGTTGGTTTGAGTTATGATGAAGACTGATGTCGTTTTCAACAAATCCGTCAAAATTGAGGGCGTATTCTTTGATGAATTTATCGATGGTATTTCTTTTAATCTCACAGAGTGTGCTGTTCTGAATTTTTTGCAAAGAAGTGAGAATGAAAGATTTGTCACCTGTAAAATTGATGATATTGGTAATGAATTTCAGGTTTTCGTGTGGCATGCTGTTCATTTCCTGGCGAACAGCATGCGGTTGGTCTTCAAAAATCATGGCTACATTTTTATAGTTTTAAAAATTCTAAATCGTTGCGTTTCCTTCAACACCGTCTGAATTGTCAGTTTTATTTCCGGTCACTGCAGCAGCCACAAAACTTAGCATACTCACCAATTTCCCTGCCTTGGTATCCCAATAATAGCTTTCTTTCGGCTCTACTCTAATGATCGATACATTCGGATCTTCTTTACCGTCAAACCAGGCATTTGCCATTGCTGACCATTTTTCTTCGATGGTAGTTTTATCTTTATAAATTGAAGCTTCTCCGTAGATTGACAAGTATTCAGAATTGCTGTTATTCATAAAGAAAAGCTGTACTCTGCGGTCGTCTCTGATTTCAAAATTCTTGTTACTTTCTTCGCTGCTGATAAACCAAAGATTACCTTCGTCATCAGTTTCCTGAAGCCCCATTGGTCTTGAAGTAATCGGTAAAGTTTCAAGATCTGTAGCAAACATACAAATTCTTGCCTTTTCTGAAAGTTCTTTAATTTTTTAATCGCCTCGAGGTGCGTTAGATTTTCTGTTGACATAATATTAATATTTAAGTGTGATTTAATAAAAAAAGAGAAGTGGTGATTTCTCTTACGTTAGAAAAATATTCTAACTGATTTTTCAACTTCAAAAATCTAACCAAAAATTAAAAAACAGCTCAAAAAATGATAATTACTTTAAAATAATTTAAAAATACATTAAATAGTTTAAATATATTGATAAATTATGATTCAAATCATAATTGTTGTAAATTAAGTTTAAGGTTGTAAGGTTGATTTTACTAAATCAAGTAATGCTTGAAGGGAAATTGGCACAAAATATGTCTTAAAAATTCGATAAACTAATTAAATGATATGAAAACCATTAGCTGTACTAAATTAGATGAAGATCTTTTAAAAGCTTTCGGAGGTGAAATAAAATCATACAAAGAAGGTGAGAGATTTTTTCAACAAGGTGAAATTCCTTTGTATTATTTTCAAATTGTAGAGGGAAAAGTAAAGGAAAATAATCAGGATGATGAAGGCCGAGAATTTATACACAATATTTTAGGATCTGGCCAAAGCTTCGGAGATTCTATGTTATTTATTGACAAAAGATATCCAATCAACGCTGAAGCAATTACAGATTGCAGAGTAATAAAATTGGCTAAACCTAATTTTTTGAATCTTCTTGAAAAACATCCGGAAACCTCTGTTCAAATCAATTCTTGTATGTCTCAAAGAATGCATTATCAATTTATTATGATGCAAAATTTAGCTTCAAATGATCCGGTTATAAGATTGACGGGTTTATTAGAATATTTAAAAAGTTTTCACAGTGACGATATTCCATTATCATTTCAGGTTCAGCTGACTCGACAGCAGATTGCCAATCTTACGGGACTTCGTGTAGAAACGGTTATCAGAACCATAAAAAAAATGGAGAAAGATTTTACAGTGAAAATTGACAATAGAAAAATTTTCTTTTAAATTAATTTAAATCAAAACAAAAGCGAAATATAAATGCAGTTAGAAAACAAATCAGTACTCATCACAGGAGCCGACAGCGGAATAGGAAAAGCAGTGGCGCTACTGTTTGCTAAAGAAGGTGCCAATGTTTCCATTATGTTTCATTCGGATGAAGAAGGTGCGGCAAAAGTGATGAATGAAATCATTTCTTTAGGAAGAAAATCAATCATTTTACAAGGCGATATCAATGACTCTGATTTTTGTAAAAAAGCAATTGAAAAAACCGTTTCAGAGTTCGGGAAATTAGATATTTTAATCAATAATGCAGGAACTCAATTTCCGTGTGATAGTATTGAAAATTTGGAGGAAGAAAACATTCGTACAACTTTTAATTCAAATATCATCGGGATGATTTTATTGACAAAAGCTGCATTTCCATATTTAAAAGAGGGCGGGTCTGTAATCAATACTACTTCTGCTACAGCTTATCAAGGTCATGCGGAGCTTTTAGATTATTCTGCAACGAAAGGAGCAATTGTTTCATTCACAAGATCATTGGCACTACAGTCTAAACCCAAGGGAATTCGGGTAAACGCAGTGGCACCAGGACCAGTGGCGACACCACTTACTAAAGAAACTTTTGATGAAGAGGAAGAAGATCAATCTAAACCGCCACTACAAAGAAATGCAACTGAAGAAGAAATTGCTACAAGTTTTCTTTTTCTTGCATCAGATCAGGCTGTGCAAATCACCGGACAGGTTTTGCATCCCAACGGCGGATTGATTATAAATGGATAAAAATTCAGATTTAAAAATCAAAAGCAGGAAGTATCAGAAAAATATCTTTCTGTTTTGTATTTTGAGGATAGCATTTTTCTCCATATTTTTTGTGACTCTGATGACGGTTTCGACGCTTAATCCGGTGAGAGAAGCCAATTGCTGACGAGTATATGGAATTTGAAATGAATATTGCGACTGATCCTGATGTTGATTTTTAAGATAATTCATCAACGTTTTGAGCTTGTTTTCAGGACTTTGAAATGACATGCTTTGCATCATAATGTATTTGTAATACATATTTTCTGAAATGAAATTCAAAGTAGTTTCATACAAATCGGGATTTTGTTTTAGAAGCTGTAGATAATTATGTTTTGACAGTCTGATTAATGTACAATCTTCGATGGCAATAGCATTTAAAGGATAAGATTTTGTAGAAAATAGGGCAGTTGGCACCAGACTTCCACCTTTAGAAATAATACTCTGAATAAACTCTTTTCCTTGGTCGTTGAAGTTGTTTATTTTCACTTTACCTTTTGTAATCTGAAAATAATAGGAAGGTGTGTCGTCTTCTGCAAAAATTATCTCGTTTGCTTTAAAATTTTTATATTCTGCACCATTAGAAAACAGTAGATCTTCATTAATCATAAATTGATTTAAAACACTAATTATTATTCCTTGTATTTACTTTAAATAGGGATGTTTTAATAAAATGTAAAGAAAAAATAATTTTTATTAATAGTGAATTAATATGCTACCACACAGATACCACATAGTTTTTGATTCGAGTTTAATTTAATTTTGACATCTTGATTTCAATCATAAAAAGTCAACGGTATAATCTAATATATTTGATGATAATTAATCATTTTATGGTAGAAATATATCTGAAAACTTATTATTAAATAGATGTAATACTTTGAAATGAAAAAAATATAATTGAGAAATATGATGAAAAATTTGGCAGAAGAGGAAATTATAAGACTTGCTAAAGACAACTCACCGCGCCTTTTGAGTAAATTCAAAACTTCAAATCCGGATTTTTTTGAAAAACTGGCAGCAATACAAACCAATCTCCAAAATTCGGAGCTGATATTTTGTATTTATCTGAAATTGAATCTAACGACAAAAGAAATTGCGACCTACACTTATGTAACCCGAAAGCAATACAAAACAGAAAAAACAGAATCAGAAAAAAACTGAATATCTCTTCATCAGTCGATATCTACAAATGGTTTGATGAATTGTAGTTTCATCTAAATCTCATAAATTTCAGAATCTGTAAAAACAAAATACATTCCTTTTTTAGGGATGTTTTTTGTATCCAGACCTGTGAATTCACTGAAAGCGGGTAATAGCAGTTGTTTAGAAGTTACAGCAAAACAAGGTAATTTGATTTTCTTCACCGGAGAATTAATAACAAAACCAGGATGAATATGTCCTGTGATTTGAAATTTAGAATTAGATTTATGAAAATCGTGAACGAATAAAATATCATTAATTTCCAATGAATCTGCTTTAAAATCTAAACACAATTTTTTCTCTAAAGTTTTCGAAATTCTGTCGTGATTACCTTCTACCAAACAGAATTTGATATCCGAATATTGATTTTTCCATTCACAGAATATATCAACATCAGAATTATTTCCTGCGTGCAATAAATCTCCAACAATAATAAATTTCTCAGGCTGAAAATTTTCTATTAAGATAGATAAACGCTCCAAATCATTTTTCATAATATGATTCGCCAAAGCAATTCCGTTTTTACGAAAATGTGCGGTTTTTCCGATGTGTAAATCTGAAAAAATTAAAGACTTTTCCTTTTCCCAATACAAAGCTCTTTGATTAGTTAAAGTGAAAATTTCGTTTTGAATTGTTATGTTTTTGGTCGCTATATTCATTGAAAATTTCTATTCTCATTTTTGTCATTCCGTAGGAATCTAAGCTATGCTTTATTTATAACGTTGAGATTCCTGCGGAATGACAAAGATTCCTGCGGAATGACAAACTTTATGGATATTATTTCTCTTTAATTATTCGTCTTTAATATTTCTTCCAGACTGTTTAATTAATTTCTGAATTCTCAAATCCAGATTTTCACTGGTCAAAGTCTGGCGCAAACTGTCAACTTTAATCGGGAAACTCAAAGGTGTAAATTTATTGGAATATTTTAAAATAAACTTCGATTTTTCAATCCGTTTAAATGCTTCTACTAAACGTTGTTCCTGAAGTTGCATATTAAAAACTTCCGTATAAGCCTGTCTCACGAGAAAATGATTCGGGTCGTAATCTTCCAAAACTTTAAAAATCAAACCAGCTGAACTTTGCAAAGCCTTATTTGAACGTTGCTGTCCGGGAAAATTTTGCACAACCATTCCTGAAATTACCGCAATATCTCTGAATTTCCGTCTTGCCATTTCTGCTGAATTTATGCTCGAAATCACATCAACCATCAGATTATCTCTGGTCAGAATCTTACCTAAGTTATCCTCATTGAGTGGAATTTCTTTGTCGCTGAACAATTCAAAACCGTAATCATTCATCGCCATCGAAAAAGAAATCGGAGCCAGTTTTGAAATCCGGTAGGCAATCAAAGCTGCCATTACTTCGTGCACCAAACGCCCTTCGAATGGATACATAAACAAATGATATCCTTCACGATTTTTAATTAATTCAATCAAAAATTCATCTTCTCTAGGAATGTGTGAACGCTTTTCCTGATTGGCTAAAAGTGGATGCAGAAATTTCAGTTCCTTTTCAGAAGCTTTCGGATTCAACGCTCCTGATAATTTTTCTCTTAAAAAATGCCCCAAATTAGAACTCAAAGGCAATCGTCCGCCCAGATAACTTGGAGCCTGCGCTTTTCCTTTGGAAGCCCGAACGAAAACAGTCATATCTTTAATCATTGCCACTTCCAAAACCCGACCCGCCAAGATAAATTTCTCTTCTTTCTTCAGTCTCGAAATAAAATATTCCTCAACCATCCCGATGTAACCTCCGGAAATAAATTTAACTTTTAGCATCGCATCACTAACAATGGCGCCCATATTCATTCGGTGGAGCATTGCGATTTTTCTGGAAGTCACTTTGTGCAAACCATCTTCCATCACGACAACTTTGTGATATTCTTCGTAGCTTTTTAAAGCACTTCCGCCAATCGTGAGAAAATCTATCATCGCTTTCCATTCCTCATCTCGGATTTCCTGAAACGTGTA comes from Chryseobacterium sp. 3008163 and encodes:
- a CDS encoding DEAD/DEAH box helicase, giving the protein MSFESLGLSSNIIHSVKKLGYLKPFPIQEQAIPVILQGKDLMGIAQTGSGKTACFVMPILEKLQNAEVKKDRNVQVLILVPTRELAIQIDEVFRAFTENLKREIRTMAVYGGVSINPQMKGMFGVEVLIATPGRLLDLIDHNALSISGIQHLVIDEADKMFQLGFGEEMDKLFGMMPVMKQTTLFSATLDDKVSEMKKRISMNPTLIEIKKEEVEIDNIEQLAYHVAPEDKGPFLRYLIKEKKVEKALIFVSSTKSADNLVEKLKKNKIKAVAIHSQKSQGARRNNLEEFKVNGAQILVATDLIGRGIHIESLPCVINYELPRSPLDYIHRIGRTGRAGEKGTAINILTDDELQHFRVIQKKMGKKITLQRTEGIDLHGY
- a CDS encoding DUF1569 domain-containing protein: MKKSLHNSNDLNEIISRISLLSENSHRKWGRMNVAQMLTHCELILKVPLKKVHLSKPNFIFRAIGILTKKEIQIFNNGIPHNMPSFQKLIVNFECDFKVAKNNLLNTLNEYVKAYENHNLPNDHALFGTMKEKDWGFMEYKHLNHHLKQFNV
- the aroB gene encoding 3-dehydroquinate synthase, which translates into the protein MITFLDQNFSQLNDFITQNTFSKIFILVDENTHEYCLPVLLGNLETEINFEILEVEPGEEMKNIQTVTQLWEILTEMQADRKALIMNLGGGVITDMGGFIASTYKRGIQFINIPTTLLSMCDASIGGKTGIDLIHYKNMVGTFSFPEQIFVYPQFLETLPYKELRSGFAEMLKHGLIADKAHWENLTQIQKLDVEGILPHIQTSMDIKQEVVEKDFHEKNIRKTLNFGHTIGHAIESLCLEKENPILHGEAVALGMICETYLSYLEGLISKEDSELIIENIQKYYSFIDLDEFKDDDIFRLLLNDKKNADTKINFSLLSGIGSCVFDHECKTQNIQKSLDFYRKLSNF
- a CDS encoding porin family protein, which produces MKKLILGLAITAGSLAFAQTTTTKSTSSSDVRFGVKGGMNVSSLSKDAGLEDQKSKIGFNAGIFATIPVAESFSIQPEVLYSQYGAKIESTNEFTVLGTTTRNVESYSTNLDYIAVPVMFQYNFVPNFYVEAGPEFGFLVGAKNKGDRTTTVTTGSNTSTSSASYSDKIDKDNLNTFNFGIGLGAGYYFTDNIGITARYVAGVTDVAKDRPNGSDAVRNNTFQVGLAYKF
- a CDS encoding pseudouridine synthase, translating into MEKKYSKTEKEPFVSNKGEEKKSFGSKRGGVRSTNTRDKYERGSLKYGRRPGSETDRDDDRAKSFVQKRRFKKVEKDVHKDTIRLNKYIANSGICSRREADDLIVQGLVEVNGKVVTEMGYQVEKTDKVVFDGQGITPEKPVYVLLNKPKGYISTTKDDKARKTVMDLVANASPYRLFPVGRLDRSTTGVILLTNDGHMTKKLTHPSFDSKKIYHVTLDKKLTNEDMKLIVEGIRLEEGIAVVDQISFIEGKPRNEIGMEISIGWNRLIRRIFQRLGYEVEALDRVMFAGMTKKNIKRGHWRILTDLEVNNLKML
- the pncA gene encoding bifunctional nicotinamidase/pyrazinamidase, whose protein sequence is MKKALIIVDVQNDFCEGGALAVPGANEVIPYINLLMEENEYDQIVLTQDWHPANHKSFASNNNRKVGESIILNGVPQFMWPDHCVEGTFGAEFHKDLNREKVTHVIQKGKNTEIDAYSGFQDNNHFMKTGLDDFLKYHDIQLVEIVGLALDYCVKFTATDAVANGYVTCLHFNGTRAVNVKPDNGKDAIFEMIQKGVTVLG
- a CDS encoding YfiT family bacillithiol transferase codes for the protein MNNLEHKKFPIGKFQENNTSCDIELESHIKVIKNFPEKLKKLIEDFSDEQLDTPYREGGWTVRQLVNHLADSHANSFIRFKLALTEENPTIKPYDEAKWAELQDSISMPVKPAMRMLKGIHQRWYVLLKTMTNKQFEKTFRHPEKEDDYNLRYFLALYAWHCNHHFAHIENLKNEKVW